The genomic DNA CCACATCTTCACGGAGGAATGGACCCGCGAGCGCGGATCACCCAGATTCCGTGGGGAACCCGCGCGCCCGTCCTCGGTCATCGAGAGGGCGAGTGGGAGGGGAGCGTGACAGAAGCTCCCGACACGCTGTGTGATCGGCCCATCCCCGTTGAGGTCTTTCCTCGGTCGATGCGACCGGCGGTTCGTGTGGACCGACGAGGCATGCTGACGGGAGAACCTGAGCGAATGGTCCTTCGTGCCAGGTCGGGCGCACAGAATTCTGAGGAAACTCAGAGGGAAGACGCCGCTTGGGCTGAGCGCGTATTGCATGACGAGATTTTTGCGGGGCGCTCGACCACCCCGATCACCATGACGGACGGGCCGTGGGTAATTCACGGACGATGGTGGGAAGACGCAAACACCACAGAAGAGAAAGATGACGTGGAAGGAAAGAGGGCATACATCCGTGTGCTCACAGCCCAAGGAGTGGATATTCTCCTTGTTTTCCGGAAAGGGGGATGGGCTATCGAAGGAATCTGTACCAATGAAACCTCGGCACACCGGCTTGAGAACGTGAAGAGTGAATGAAGTGCGAGCCACCCCGCTGGTGGCTCGCACGCCGGTTTGAGAGCACGAGGATGAGAGGAACTGAGAGGAGATAAGCGAGGGGATGAGAGGGGATGGGGGAGTTGAGAACACACGGGTTATTCCAGAACGCGATGTCGTGTTCTAAACTGGCAAGATGGTCAAATCGCTGAATTTCACAGAGCGGATACGCACCCTGTCCGATGCTGATCTCATGGCGCAGGTGGGGCCGGCAACGTGGGCGAAAGGCCTCAAGACGTGGCGTTCGGGAGCCGTTGTTGATCCGCAATTCGACGAGTCCGGGAGCCTGATCGGGCGTATTCGCGAGTCCGGCCTCTCGTATAAAGCAACGATCATTGATGTGCAGGGGCGCATGGATATGACGTGTGCGTGCAGGATCGGTCGGGACTGTCATCACTGCGTGGCGCTGGTTTTGGCGATGCGAGACCTGTATGAACAGGAGGAAGACCAGGAACTCACCTGGAAAACAGTCCTCAACGAGATCCTCGGTGATTCACCTACGGAAGGTGAATCGCTCGCAGTTCTTGTCGACGCTCACGATCCGAACCAACCGATCTGGCTTACTCCTCTACGACCAGGGATGCGCGTGGCGTGGTCACCTAAACGTGCCAGTTGGCCAGATCTGACGTCGACGCAGTGGGAATCTGTGACCGAGGGAATTAACCCGACTCATCTTGCGCTCATCCGCGAAGGATACCGTCTGTCACGAGAGTCGAACACCTGGCAATCACGCGGAGAAGTGAGTCTCGAATCCCTTGGTCGTCATGGGCTTGCGTGGCTTCGTCGTCTCCATCGAGCGGGAGTTCACCTCCTTGCCGATACCGACCCGCTGACGTACCTGACTCTTGACCCAACAACATGGGATCTTGACCTTGATGCGGCGGTGTCCGATGACGGACTCCACCTCAATCCGATCGCACGTAACGGGGAAACGCATCTGACGACCCCTCGCATCGTCACGCAATGCTCGATGCTCGTCCTTGACGGAGGGACCCGTCTCGCGGAAATCAATGGGGCATCGACACTTGAACATTTCCCAGACGGGGGCCGCCTGACAATTCCCGCCGAAGACCTCGCGGAATTCCGCGCCAGCTGGCTGCCACGATTGCGTCGGATCTACTCGGTGACCTCACGAGATGGCTCTTTTGACCACCTTTCAGATACCCTCCCGCACGTCGTCGCAACCGTTCGATGTGACGGTCCGCAAACCATTGCCGTGCGATGGTGGGTGGAGTATTCCCTGGGAAAAGTCACCTCCCGAGTTCCCGCGCACAAGGTTCGCGAGGATGCGCACGTCGCAGAGATCTTCCAGCGAATCGATGCGCGAGGACAAACACTTAGTGATCCCCTGTGGCACAGGCCTCCCGGAGTGATCCGTTTTCCTGCGTGGCACACCCCGAAATTCCTTCACGATGTCATCGAATATATTGACGACCCGGACCTCGTGTGGGACATCGCAGACGAAGTCAAGGTCATTGATGTCGATGACCACGCAACGACGATTTCTTTGGATATTACCTCCGCTGATTCAGACTGGTTCGACCTGCGGGTACAGGTGGAACTTGCCGGCCAGCCCATCCCGATGACGCAGCTGCTCACAGCACTTGCCCAGGGAGAGGAATACCTGGAAATCCAGGGACGATGGATCCGACTTGAGGGAGAAAGAATCGCCGCACTCAAGTCCCTTCTTGACGAGGTCCTTGCACTGACCGGGGACGAGGACGAGGGGCCCATCCGACTCTCTGCGCTTCATGTGGGAATCGTTGATGAACTCGAAGACATCGCCGACACAACGAACGCCGTGCAGCAATGGCGCGAACGGATCGAATCGTTGACGCGTACAGACCACAGTTCCGACATTGATGTGCCGCAGTGTCGAGCCACCCTGCGTCCCTATCAGATCGATGGTCACACCTGGCTTGCCGAACGAGCCCGCCTTGGGCTCGGAGGGATCCTTGCTGATGACATGGGTCTGGGGAAAACACTTCAAGTCCTCGCGCTCATTGCGTCGATGAAAGAAGCCGGTGAAAAAGACTCGGCCTCGTCGAGAGCCTCCGAATCGGCCTCGGTAAGCAGTGCGAGGCCCGTCCTCGTTGTTGCTCCCACGTCGGTGGTGTCGACGTGGCGCAAGGAAGCGGAACGATTCTTCCCTGATCTGCGTGTTGAAACGGTAAGGGAAACGCGAGCCCGAAGAACTGAGAATCTTGCCGAGATCTGCGCTCGAGCGGATGTTGTGGTCACGACGTACACCATTGCCCGTCTGGATGCCCAGGAATGGGCGCAGATGGCGTTCGCTGGGCTCATCATTGACGAAGCTCAGATGGTGAAGAACCCGAAGACCGCAATTCATCAGGCCCTGAATAATCTCACGTACCGATGGTGTATTGCCGTCACGGGGACACCGGTAGAAAACTCCTTGAGTGACTTGTGGTCCATTCTTGCTTTGGCAACGCCGGGGCTGCTTCCTACGTGGACAACCTTCGTTGAGCGTTTCCGACGACCGATTGAAAATGACGGATTAGAGGAACCTCTTGAGAGGCTCCAGCGTCTGATTGCACCGTTCATGTTGCGACGGACAAAAGAAGATGTTGCCCCAGACCTCCCCGACAAGGTCGAATCGATTATCGACATCGACCTGGGAGAAGAACACCGTCGACTATACGACCAGTACCTCACGAAACAGCGGGCAAAAATTCTTTCGCTGATGTCTGACTTCAGTAAGAATCGCATGAATGTTCTCGCGGCGATCACGCGACTGCGTCAGCTGGCTCTTGATCCTGCGCTCGTGTCGGAAGAGATGAGCCACGTGGGATCAGCGAAAGTTGAATACCTTGCCGACCAGCTGGCCCAAATTGTTCCTCGGGGGCACCGGGCCTTGATTTTTAGCCAGTTCACATCATTCCTTGACCGGATCCGTCAGACTCTTGAACGCAGGAATATGCGGGTCGTTCAACTCGACGGAACAACCCGTAACCGGGATGCGGTGATTGATCAGTTCCGCAGCGGCGAGGCCCCGGTGTTCCTCATTTCCCTCAAGGCCGGGGGGACAGGTTTGACGTTGACCGAGGCCGACTACGTGTACGTCATGGACCCGTGGTGGAATCCCGCAGCTGAGGCTCAGGCCGTTGATCGTGCCCATCGGATCGGGCAGCGCAAGAAAGTGAATGTCTATCGACTTGTTGCCTCCGGCACGATTGAACAGAAGGTCGTTGACCTGCAGGAACGTAAACGTGCCTTGGTTTCCTCCGTTATTGACGGCCAGGAAACAAGCCTGAGGATCAATGTCCAGGATCTACGTGATCTGCTTGACGACTAGAGCGTGCGCGCAGCGTTCATTCTCACCCTGAGTGCCTTGTGGATAACACGACTATCGAACAGATGTTCGATAGTCTGGTTGGGTGAACTTTCTCGATGCCCCTGACATGCGTTACGCAGAACTCCACGCGCACTCGGCCTACACATTCCTTGACGGCACGTTACAGCCAACAGATCTCGTGAGATGTGCCGTGGAACTTGGGCTCGAAGGACTGGCAGTTCTTGACGTCGATGGCATGTACTCGGCGATCGAGACGATGACAGCGGCGCGTGAACAGGAACTTGCCATCGTCCACGGCAGTGAACTCACCGTTGCCATGCCCCCGCTCGCCCTCGTCCCCTCAATTGGCGAGGACGGATGGGGACTTCCGGTGGGAGCAGAAGACCCGGGAACTCGCCTGCCGATCCTGGCAACCTCACCTTTGGGATACAAGGCGCTGTGCCGGATGATGAGCGAGCATATTCTTGCGAATCCGGGGGAGAGAACCATCCTTCATGATCTGCGCGAACTGGCCAAAGCTCACGAAGACTGGATCGTTCTTACGGGGACAAGCCGCGGGCCACTCAGGCGCGCACTACATGCCGGAGGACTAGAGGCAGCGCGTGTGGTGCGTGATCTTCTCATCGAATGTTTTGGACGCGAACACGTCGTCATCGAATCAACATTGATGCCAAGTAGTCCGCGTGAACTCGGTGATTCTCTTGCTCAGCTGGCCGCAGAGCGTCATCTTGCGCTGGCGGCAACAACGGGCGCACGCGGGGCCTCGCCCTCGTCACAAGCACTCGGTGACGTTCTTACGGCCACGCGGCTCAATATGACGCTCACCGAGGCACAGCCCCATCTTCCGGCTTTGCGAGCGTTCCTGCGATCAGGCAAAGAAATGGCGTGGATTCACCGCGAACATCCCGGCGCAGTGGAAACAGCCGCAGATATTGCCGAGGATGTGGCCTTCGACCTACGACTGGTTGCTCCCGACCTTCCCCTCACTCACGTTCCCGACGGTCACACTCCGGTCTCGTGGCTTCGTGAACTGACCTACCGAGGTGCGCACGAAAGATACGGGAGCCGGGAAGAACATCCGCAGGCCTGGCGGACCATTGACCATGAACTTGAGGTCATCGAAGCACTGGGATTCCCCGGATATTTCCTCATTGTCAAAGACATCATCGACTTTTGTGCTGGTCGAGGAATCCTCGCTCAGGGACGTGGCTCAGCGGCGAACTCTGCGGTCTGCTACTCATTGGGAATTACAGCTGTTGACGCTGTGCGCCACAGGCTTCTCTT from Schaalia sp. ZJ405 includes the following:
- a CDS encoding DEAD/DEAH box helicase; the encoded protein is MVKSLNFTERIRTLSDADLMAQVGPATWAKGLKTWRSGAVVDPQFDESGSLIGRIRESGLSYKATIIDVQGRMDMTCACRIGRDCHHCVALVLAMRDLYEQEEDQELTWKTVLNEILGDSPTEGESLAVLVDAHDPNQPIWLTPLRPGMRVAWSPKRASWPDLTSTQWESVTEGINPTHLALIREGYRLSRESNTWQSRGEVSLESLGRHGLAWLRRLHRAGVHLLADTDPLTYLTLDPTTWDLDLDAAVSDDGLHLNPIARNGETHLTTPRIVTQCSMLVLDGGTRLAEINGASTLEHFPDGGRLTIPAEDLAEFRASWLPRLRRIYSVTSRDGSFDHLSDTLPHVVATVRCDGPQTIAVRWWVEYSLGKVTSRVPAHKVREDAHVAEIFQRIDARGQTLSDPLWHRPPGVIRFPAWHTPKFLHDVIEYIDDPDLVWDIADEVKVIDVDDHATTISLDITSADSDWFDLRVQVELAGQPIPMTQLLTALAQGEEYLEIQGRWIRLEGERIAALKSLLDEVLALTGDEDEGPIRLSALHVGIVDELEDIADTTNAVQQWRERIESLTRTDHSSDIDVPQCRATLRPYQIDGHTWLAERARLGLGGILADDMGLGKTLQVLALIASMKEAGEKDSASSRASESASVSSARPVLVVAPTSVVSTWRKEAERFFPDLRVETVRETRARRTENLAEICARADVVVTTYTIARLDAQEWAQMAFAGLIIDEAQMVKNPKTAIHQALNNLTYRWCIAVTGTPVENSLSDLWSILALATPGLLPTWTTFVERFRRPIENDGLEEPLERLQRLIAPFMLRRTKEDVAPDLPDKVESIIDIDLGEEHRRLYDQYLTKQRAKILSLMSDFSKNRMNVLAAITRLRQLALDPALVSEEMSHVGSAKVEYLADQLAQIVPRGHRALIFSQFTSFLDRIRQTLERRNMRVVQLDGTTRNRDAVIDQFRSGEAPVFLISLKAGGTGLTLTEADYVYVMDPWWNPAAEAQAVDRAHRIGQRKKVNVYRLVASGTIEQKVVDLQERKRALVSSVIDGQETSLRINVQDLRDLLDD